Proteins from a single region of Candidatus Puniceispirillum marinum IMCC1322:
- a CDS encoding malate synthase G: protein MIAFDTHGHLSIASPLYQFVNTMLTEQGLMTPDAFWSGFDKAVHELAPRNRALLAKRESIQTQIDAWHNTHAGSAIDATAYETFLRDIGYLVPEVADFQVETTNVDAEIASIAGPQLVVPITNARYALNAANARWGSLYDALYGTDVIPHDDKDGITKAYNPLRGAKVIAYVRKVLDDAVPLASGSWSDVTRLVITNGAFDITLTSGASTQLANKAGFAGYTGDPATPSSVILCNNGLHFQIMIDADGVIGQDDPASINDVRGESALSTIMDCEDSIAAVDAEDKVVAYSNWYGLMNGSLQDTFEKGGKTIVRKLNNDIDYVTANGESASLRGRALMLVRNVGHLMTNPAIMLSDGSEIPEGIMDAFITVAAAMSDLQARRNSVAGSVYIVKPKMHGPEEVAFANDIFAAVEDVLGLPPFTIKMGIMDEERRTTVNLKACINAAKNRVVFINTGFLDRTGDEIHTSMNAGPMIRKSDMKAAPWIAAYENWNVDIGLACGLGGRGQIGKGMWAMPDMMAAMMEQKIGHPMAGANCAWVPSPTAATLHALHYHQVNVAEQQAKLATREPAKRADILSIPISTRPNWSADDIRQELRNNAQGILGYVVRWIDQGVGCSKVPDIHDVGLMEDRATLRISSQHMSNWLHHGICDDALVMEVMQEMAAIVDQQNAGDPAYTPMAGNFDNSIAFKAACDLVFQGREQPSGYTEPVLHRRRLEKKLSDRADA, encoded by the coding sequence ATGATCGCCTTTGATACGCATGGACATCTTTCGATTGCCAGCCCGCTTTATCAATTTGTAAATACCATGCTGACCGAGCAGGGGCTGATGACACCTGATGCCTTCTGGTCTGGCTTTGACAAGGCGGTTCATGAATTGGCACCACGTAATCGGGCATTGCTTGCCAAGCGCGAATCGATTCAAACCCAGATTGACGCCTGGCATAATACGCATGCTGGCAGTGCTATTGATGCAACTGCCTATGAGACCTTTCTGCGTGATATTGGCTATCTTGTGCCAGAGGTCGCCGATTTTCAGGTTGAAACCACGAATGTCGATGCCGAAATCGCATCTATCGCTGGGCCACAGCTGGTCGTGCCGATCACCAATGCCCGCTACGCGTTGAACGCGGCGAATGCCCGCTGGGGCAGCCTTTATGATGCCCTATATGGTACTGACGTGATCCCGCATGATGACAAAGATGGCATAACCAAGGCCTACAACCCCCTGCGCGGGGCAAAGGTCATCGCCTATGTGCGCAAGGTGCTTGATGATGCCGTGCCTTTGGCGTCTGGTTCATGGTCTGATGTCACACGTCTGGTGATCACCAATGGCGCGTTTGACATAACGCTTACCTCGGGCGCCTCAACCCAGCTTGCTAATAAGGCTGGCTTTGCTGGCTATACTGGCGATCCGGCAACCCCTTCATCGGTCATTCTGTGCAATAACGGTTTGCATTTCCAGATCATGATCGATGCCGATGGCGTCATTGGTCAGGATGATCCGGCATCCATCAATGATGTGCGCGGCGAGTCCGCCTTATCAACGATCATGGATTGTGAAGATTCAATCGCCGCTGTCGATGCCGAAGATAAAGTTGTTGCCTACAGCAACTGGTACGGCCTGATGAATGGTAGCCTTCAAGACACCTTTGAAAAGGGCGGCAAGACCATCGTCCGCAAACTGAATAATGATATCGACTATGTCACCGCCAATGGCGAAAGCGCCAGCCTGCGCGGACGCGCATTGATGCTGGTGCGTAATGTCGGCCATCTGATGACCAATCCGGCGATCATGCTGTCTGACGGCAGTGAAATTCCGGAAGGCATCATGGATGCCTTTATCACCGTTGCCGCCGCCATGTCAGATTTGCAGGCACGTCGCAATTCGGTCGCTGGATCGGTTTATATCGTGAAGCCGAAAATGCACGGGCCCGAAGAAGTCGCCTTTGCCAATGATATTTTCGCCGCGGTTGAAGATGTGCTGGGATTGCCGCCTTTCACCATCAAAATGGGCATCATGGATGAGGAACGCCGTACAACGGTCAATCTCAAAGCCTGCATCAATGCCGCCAAAAACCGGGTTGTCTTTATTAATACCGGTTTCCTCGACCGCACCGGTGACGAGATTCACACCTCGATGAATGCCGGTCCGATGATCCGCAAAAGCGATATGAAAGCGGCGCCATGGATCGCCGCCTATGAAAACTGGAATGTCGATATCGGCCTTGCCTGCGGCTTGGGTGGACGTGGCCAGATTGGCAAGGGCATGTGGGCAATGCCCGATATGATGGCCGCCATGATGGAACAGAAAATCGGTCATCCGATGGCGGGGGCAAATTGTGCATGGGTGCCATCACCCACCGCCGCTACTTTACACGCATTGCATTATCATCAGGTCAATGTCGCCGAACAGCAAGCTAAACTGGCAACACGCGAACCTGCCAAACGCGCCGATATTCTGTCGATCCCGATCAGCACAAGACCAAACTGGTCTGCTGATGATATCCGTCAGGAACTGCGCAATAACGCCCAGGGCATTCTTGGCTATGTTGTGCGCTGGATCGATCAGGGCGTTGGCTGTTCAAAAGTGCCCGATATCCATGATGTCGGCCTGATGGAAGACCGCGCAACCTTGCGCATTTCATCCCAGCATATGAGCAACTGGCTACATCATGGCATTTGTGACGATGCGCTGGTGATGGAGGTAATGCAGGAAATGGCCGCCATCGTCGATCAGCAAAATGCAGGCGATCCGGCCTATACGCCAATGGCGGGCAATTTTGACAATTCGATCGCTTTCAAAGCTGCCTGTGATCTGGTATTTCAGGGGCGCGAACAGCCTTCGGGCTATACCGAGCCGGTATTGCATCGCCGCCGCCTTGAAAAGAAACTAAGTGATCGGGCAGATGCTTAA
- a CDS encoding ribonuclease HII: MPPRPRPDAADPDLSREQAFEGLTIGIDEAGRGPWAGPVTVAAVWLDPKCYDDLPAGLDDSKKLKADKRAALYDALTTNTHIYSVISVPPAIIDAGNILQVTLQAMHDCAEDLAGQLAQAGYKSALHMLVDGSIMPPIPAPPVDGGLFTGEAVIGGDGLSLSIAAASIIAKHTRDGIMTELDAAYPGYGWATNMGYGTKAHQEGLATLGVTPHHRKSYKPVKRYLDEQTG, encoded by the coding sequence ATGCCGCCGCGCCCACGCCCTGATGCGGCCGATCCCGATTTGTCGCGTGAACAAGCGTTTGAGGGGTTGACGATCGGTATTGACGAGGCAGGACGTGGCCCCTGGGCGGGGCCGGTGACGGTGGCGGCGGTCTGGCTTGATCCAAAGTGTTATGATGATTTGCCTGCCGGTCTGGATGATTCAAAAAAATTGAAAGCAGACAAACGTGCCGCGCTTTATGATGCGCTGACCACGAATACACATATATATAGCGTCATATCGGTACCGCCCGCGATAATCGATGCCGGTAATATTCTGCAAGTGACGTTGCAGGCGATGCATGATTGCGCAGAGGATCTGGCAGGCCAGCTTGCCCAAGCGGGATATAAATCAGCCCTTCACATGCTGGTTGATGGGTCGATCATGCCGCCGATACCCGCGCCGCCGGTTGATGGTGGCCTGTTCACTGGCGAAGCGGTGATTGGCGGTGACGGGCTGTCATTATCGATTGCCGCGGCCTCGATCATTGCCAAGCATACGCGTGATGGCATTATGACCGAACTCGATGCCGCCTATCCGGGCTATGGCTGGGCGACGAATATGGGCTATGGCACCAAGGCGCATCAGGAAGGGCTGGCAACATTGGGGGTGACGCCGCATCACCGCAAAAGCTATAAGCCAGTGAAACGCTATCTGGATGAGCAAACAGGCTGA
- a CDS encoding adenine phosphoribosyltransferase, which produces MLNLDPYISKTPGFPKQGITFYDISPALEDPRILKQATDALCDLAAPMQPDLIAGIDARGFLFSVPIATRFDCGVVMIRKAGKLPGTLYQSTYALEYDNATLALQHDRNIAGKNIVLCDDLLATGGTLLAARDLISMAGGTVTGAVCLIELTGLKAREKLSFPVASLQSYEF; this is translated from the coding sequence ATGCTTAATCTCGATCCGTATATTTCAAAGACGCCGGGCTTCCCGAAACAGGGCATCACCTTTTACGATATAAGTCCGGCGCTTGAAGACCCCCGCATTCTAAAACAGGCAACCGACGCCTTATGCGATCTTGCCGCGCCAATGCAGCCTGACCTTATCGCTGGCATTGATGCGCGCGGCTTTCTGTTTTCGGTACCGATTGCTACCCGGTTTGATTGCGGTGTCGTGATGATTCGCAAAGCTGGCAAATTGCCCGGGACGCTATATCAAAGCACCTATGCGCTTGAATATGATAATGCCACATTGGCGCTTCAGCATGATCGTAACATCGCTGGCAAGAACATTGTTCTCTGCGACGATCTACTCGCCACTGGCGGCACCCTATTGGCGGCAAGGGATCTGATCAGCATGGCTGGCGGCACTGTGACTGGCGCCGTATGTCTGATTGAGCTTACCGGTCTGAAAGCCCGCGAAAAGCTGTCTTTTCCTGTCGCATCGCTTCAAAGCTACGAATTCTAG
- a CDS encoding D-sedoheptulose-7-phosphate isomerase: MAYPTGTDIKAVLLESAAVKTATANMYADAVIDAALMIADTLAQGGKLMLCGNGGSAGDAQHIAAEFVATLDHRRPRGGLAALALTTDTSFITAYANDFGFEGIFQRQVEALGREGDVLLGISTSGNSANVAAAMDSARGSGIKTIGFTGEGGGKLAPLSDMLFAVPSRKTMHIQEAHIALGHVLTMAVEQIMGY; the protein is encoded by the coding sequence ATGGCCTATCCAACCGGAACAGATATCAAAGCCGTGCTTCTTGAATCAGCAGCGGTGAAAACAGCAACAGCCAATATGTATGCGGATGCGGTTATTGACGCCGCACTGATGATCGCTGATACCCTAGCACAAGGCGGTAAGCTGATGCTGTGCGGGAATGGTGGTTCGGCTGGCGATGCCCAGCATATCGCCGCTGAATTTGTGGCAACGCTTGATCATCGCCGCCCGCGTGGCGGGTTGGCGGCGTTGGCACTGACCACGGATACGTCTTTTATCACCGCCTATGCGAATGATTTCGGTTTTGAAGGTATTTTTCAACGGCAGGTCGAAGCGCTGGGGCGTGAGGGTGATGTGTTGCTTGGTATTTCAACCAGCGGCAATTCGGCGAATGTGGCGGCGGCTATGGACAGTGCGCGCGGATCAGGCATCAAGACCATTGGCTTTACCGGCGAAGGCGGCGGCAAGCTGGCCCCGCTTAGCGATATGCTGTTTGCCGTGCCAAGCAGAAAAACCATGCATATCCAGGAAGCACATATTGCGCTGGGGCATGTACTGACGATGGCGGTTGAGCAGATTATGGGCTATTAA
- the moaB gene encoding molybdenum cofactor biosynthesis protein B has product MTGDDKRIDASVPFVAVNIAILTVSDSRSLADDKSGDLLAARAQGDGHHLADRALVTDDFAAITSQLTQWIAAPNIDVVISTGGTGLTGRDGTPEAFRAVFDKEIEGFGEIFRLVSFDKIGTSTIQSRAVGGVAKGTYLFALPGSSSACRDGWDEILRYQLDIRHKPCNFVEIMPRLREAVDQRRV; this is encoded by the coding sequence ATGACCGGAGATGATAAGCGTATCGATGCCTCGGTGCCGTTTGTGGCGGTTAATATCGCGATTCTGACAGTTTCGGATTCGCGTAGTCTTGCCGATGATAAATCGGGTGATCTGCTGGCCGCGCGCGCGCAAGGCGACGGTCATCATCTGGCGGATCGCGCCCTTGTGACCGATGATTTTGCGGCAATTACCAGCCAGCTGACGCAATGGATTGCGGCACCGAATATTGATGTGGTGATTTCAACAGGCGGTACCGGCCTGACCGGACGCGATGGCACACCAGAAGCGTTCCGCGCAGTCTTTGACAAGGAAATCGAAGGCTTTGGCGAGATTTTCCGGCTGGTCTCTTTTGACAAGATCGGCACCTCGACGATTCAGTCACGCGCGGTTGGCGGCGTGGCCAAAGGCACCTATCTGTTTGCCTTGCCCGGATCATCATCAGCCTGCCGCGATGGCTGGGACGAGATTTTGCGCTATCAGCTCGATATCCGGCATAAGCCGTGTAATTTTGTCGAGATCATGCCGCGCTTACGTGAAGCGGTTGACCAAAGGCGCGTCTAA
- a CDS encoding uracil-DNA glycosylase: protein MSNQSAATIQQLITQLAWQAEMGVDEAFLGAEALAMPKVKLDKYLPSSIAAAPEAIATTPDDSARHSASVMSAPKAATLSGAMPMQTPPMQTPPMQTPPMQTPPMQTPPAQISGPDAPDLAAIGSLAALKAGLLAFEGCALKHTASNLVFADGNPGARLMIIGEAPGRDEDMVGLPFVGVSGQLLDKMLASIGLDRSHVYIANLLPWRPPGNRTPTTEETAMMLPWLRRHVQLANPDYILILGGSAAKAVLDTKDGILKLRGRWQDVDFGDAITRPTLASLHPAYLLRSPAQKRLSFADMLAVNSRLSSSPSPSPSD, encoded by the coding sequence ATGTCGAACCAGTCGGCGGCGACAATTCAACAGCTTATCACCCAGCTTGCATGGCAGGCCGAAATGGGCGTTGATGAGGCATTTCTGGGCGCGGAAGCGCTGGCCATGCCAAAGGTCAAGCTGGATAAATATCTGCCATCGTCAATAGCGGCGGCACCGGAAGCCATTGCCACGACTCCAGATGATAGCGCGCGCCATTCGGCCAGTGTCATGTCGGCACCAAAAGCTGCCACGCTTAGTGGTGCCATGCCGATGCAAACACCACCTATGCAAACACCACCTATGCAGACACCACCTATGCAGACACCACCTATGCAGACACCACCAGCGCAAATATCGGGACCTGATGCGCCCGATCTGGCGGCGATTGGGTCATTAGCTGCATTGAAAGCTGGCTTGCTGGCCTTTGAAGGATGCGCGCTCAAACATACGGCAAGCAATCTGGTATTTGCCGATGGCAATCCTGGAGCCCGGCTGATGATTATCGGTGAAGCCCCCGGGCGCGATGAGGATATGGTCGGTCTGCCCTTTGTCGGCGTATCAGGCCAGTTGCTTGATAAGATGCTGGCTTCGATCGGTCTTGACCGGTCGCATGTCTATATCGCCAATCTGTTGCCGTGGCGTCCGCCAGGCAACCGGACACCGACTACGGAAGAAACCGCGATGATGTTGCCATGGTTACGGCGGCATGTGCAGCTTGCCAATCCTGATTATATTCTGATTCTGGGTGGGTCGGCGGCCAAAGCCGTACTTGATACCAAGGATGGCATTCTGAAATTACGAGGTCGCTGGCAGGATGTCGATTTTGGTGACGCGATCACGCGCCCCACATTGGCCAGTCTGCATCCGGCTTATTTGCTGCGATCACCCGCGCAGAAGCGGCTTTCTTTTGCCGATATGCTGGCCGTCAATTCCCGATTATCATCATCCCCATCCCCTTCCCCTAGCGATTAG
- a CDS encoding phosphomannomutase/phosphoglucomutase has protein sequence MSAHHFDPSILRAYDIRGIYEHTLTDADAFAIGLAFTACMDMRGLDKRIAVGRDGRLSSPALANHLIDGLVAGGATVFDIGCGPTPMLYYANEALATNAAIQVTGSHNPPTHNGFKMIMGGAVFFGEDINHLGAVSAKGPDRHAGGQRSQTSIFDDYVARILQGADIGAVTAVWDCGNGASGEVTDALTRQLSGTHHVLFAEIDGTFPNHHPNPVDPETLDMLRDAVAEHDADLGIGFDGDGDRIGLIDAKGRQVPGDLLTAYLALDIAPKHKGRPMLLDVKSSDMAMSLIAATGADAQIWKTGHSHMKKRMAELDVPLAGEMSGHIFIKDDYFGFDDAIYVALRVLSQMHRTGQTITAFMDSLPPQFATPELRIECDDSKKFAAMDALASFARTRFGSDDMSNISLVDGVRVRSASGWWLVRASNTEAALVARAEGSSQTALDSLIADLRETLDHADLTVKI, from the coding sequence ATGTCCGCACATCATTTTGATCCATCGATTCTGCGTGCCTATGACATTCGCGGCATTTATGAACATACGCTGACGGATGCTGATGCCTTTGCCATCGGTCTGGCTTTTACCGCCTGCATGGATATGCGCGGTCTGGACAAGCGCATTGCCGTTGGGCGTGATGGGCGGCTCTCATCACCAGCTCTGGCCAACCATCTGATCGACGGGCTTGTTGCAGGCGGGGCAACGGTTTTCGATATTGGATGCGGACCCACACCGATGCTGTATTATGCCAATGAGGCGCTGGCCACCAACGCCGCGATTCAGGTCACTGGCAGTCATAATCCCCCGACGCATAACGGTTTCAAAATGATTATGGGCGGGGCGGTATTTTTTGGCGAAGATATCAACCATCTTGGCGCTGTCAGCGCAAAAGGGCCTGATCGTCATGCGGGGGGTCAACGCAGTCAAACATCCATCTTTGATGATTATGTCGCGCGTATTTTGCAAGGCGCTGATATCGGCGCGGTAACGGCGGTCTGGGATTGTGGTAATGGAGCAAGCGGCGAAGTGACCGATGCGCTTACCCGCCAGCTTAGTGGTACCCATCATGTGCTGTTTGCCGAGATTGATGGTACCTTTCCGAACCATCACCCGAATCCGGTTGATCCGGAAACCTTGGATATGCTCCGCGACGCGGTGGCGGAACATGATGCCGATCTGGGCATTGGCTTTGATGGCGATGGCGACCGGATTGGCCTTATCGATGCCAAAGGCAGACAGGTGCCAGGCGACCTTCTGACCGCCTATCTGGCCTTGGATATTGCCCCGAAACATAAAGGCCGGCCGATGTTGCTTGATGTCAAATCATCCGATATGGCCATGTCGCTGATCGCCGCCACTGGCGCAGATGCGCAAATCTGGAAAACCGGCCATAGCCATATGAAAAAGCGGATGGCCGAGCTTGATGTGCCACTGGCAGGTGAAATGTCCGGCCATATCTTTATCAAGGATGATTATTTCGGCTTTGATGATGCCATCTATGTTGCCTTGCGCGTGCTCAGCCAGATGCACCGCACAGGCCAGACGATCACCGCTTTCATGGATAGCTTGCCACCGCAATTTGCGACCCCCGAATTGCGCATAGAATGCGATGATTCGAAAAAATTCGCCGCAATGGATGCGCTGGCCAGCTTTGCCCGCACCCGCTTTGGCAGCGATGATATGTCGAACATCTCGCTTGTCGATGGTGTGCGTGTGCGCAGCGCGTCGGGCTGGTGGTTGGTGCGCGCCTCGAACACCGAAGCGGCACTTGTTGCCCGCGCCGAAGGGTCAAGCCAGACCGCACTTGATAGTTTGATTGCTGATCTGCGTGAAACACTGGATCATGCCGATCTGACGGTCAAAATTTAA
- a CDS encoding lytic transglycosylase domain-containing protein: MNAFFKTRILCHLTRPNRTRLYHVSRRLVLFVALTVMGSQSVTATQLPTPLSDFDVALYERLFALQQAGKMKQATREMGRLRDPILMGHLLSQRYLHPTAWRSTYSELASWLRQYNDHPDASRIYWLAKRRKGNSQKAPIKPKSGYLNGYGQAGSYGYRPMIPMTTKARASISTTRNIARKVRRSIRSGWPTGAVNILNSKANKRYLTKQEEAQLRGEVAHAYFIFGYDDKAIRQARYAIGVGRESATMAYWAAGLASWRSGHYEDAGLFFRTLAGFEKVSPGLRSSAAFWAHRVDMRQGRFQNATQYLEIAARELDSFYGVIARKALGQSMDISFDLPAEHPGFMAWLISQKGGQRVLALLQIGRPHDAARELRYLWMDMPDQFKPSVMRLAALHNMPGLSFRVGEIIRKNGGKSWYGALYPHPEFADIDFTVDEALVWAVSRQESGFNPRAKSSAKASGLMQLMPRTAAFIARDRGYRDRKRSELLLPEVNLALGQKYIRHLLDERIIDNSLVRLLAAYNGGPGNLNKWLREVDHQDDIFLLVESMPARETRYYVKNVVSNLAIYRARFGEDAPELMSLAIGDKGTYVPFAKTAQVAK; this comes from the coding sequence ATGAACGCCTTTTTCAAAACCCGCATTCTGTGCCACTTAACACGCCCGAACCGCACCCGCCTGTATCATGTCAGCCGCCGCCTTGTTCTGTTTGTGGCTTTGACGGTTATGGGAAGCCAAAGCGTGACGGCGACACAATTGCCAACACCGCTATCGGATTTTGACGTTGCGCTTTATGAACGGCTGTTTGCATTGCAACAGGCAGGCAAGATGAAACAGGCAACGCGCGAAATGGGGCGGCTTCGCGACCCGATATTGATGGGGCATCTATTATCGCAACGCTATCTGCATCCGACAGCGTGGCGGTCAACCTATAGTGAGTTAGCAAGCTGGCTTCGGCAATATAATGATCATCCTGATGCAAGCCGGATTTACTGGCTGGCCAAACGCCGCAAGGGTAACTCGCAAAAGGCACCAATTAAGCCCAAATCAGGCTATCTGAATGGTTATGGTCAGGCTGGAAGCTATGGCTATCGTCCGATGATTCCGATGACAACAAAGGCGCGGGCGTCGATTTCGACAACGCGTAATATCGCGCGCAAGGTGCGCCGGTCGATCCGCAGTGGGTGGCCTACAGGCGCGGTCAATATCCTTAATAGCAAGGCCAATAAACGCTATCTGACAAAACAGGAAGAAGCCCAGCTTCGTGGTGAAGTGGCGCATGCCTATTTTATTTTCGGCTATGATGACAAAGCCATCCGGCAAGCCCGCTATGCGATTGGCGTTGGCCGTGAAAGCGCGACCATGGCTTATTGGGCGGCTGGTCTGGCGTCATGGCGCAGTGGTCATTATGAAGATGCCGGGTTGTTTTTCCGTACCCTTGCCGGGTTTGAAAAGGTCTCTCCCGGGCTTCGCAGCAGTGCCGCGTTCTGGGCGCATCGGGTCGATATGCGGCAGGGACGATTCCAGAATGCGACGCAATATCTGGAAATCGCCGCCCGTGAACTGGATAGTTTCTATGGCGTGATTGCGCGCAAAGCGCTGGGTCAAAGCATGGATATTTCCTTTGATCTGCCAGCGGAACATCCCGGGTTCATGGCATGGCTGATAAGCCAGAAAGGCGGCCAGCGGGTGCTGGCATTATTGCAAATTGGGCGGCCACATGATGCGGCGCGAGAATTACGTTATTTATGGATGGATATGCCAGACCAATTCAAGCCAAGCGTGATGCGCTTAGCTGCCTTGCATAACATGCCTGGCCTGTCTTTCCGCGTTGGCGAAATTATCCGCAAGAATGGTGGCAAAAGCTGGTATGGGGCGCTGTATCCGCATCCAGAATTTGCCGATATCGACTTTACCGTGGATGAAGCGCTGGTCTGGGCGGTGTCGCGGCAGGAATCAGGCTTTAACCCGCGCGCCAAAAGCAGTGCCAAGGCATCGGGTCTGATGCAGCTCATGCCTCGGACGGCGGCGTTTATTGCGCGTGATCGCGGTTATCGCGACCGCAAACGCAGCGAGCTTTTATTGCCAGAAGTCAATCTGGCGCTGGGGCAGAAATATATCCGGCATCTGCTGGATGAACGGATTATCGATAATTCGCTGGTACGTCTGCTGGCGGCCTATAATGGTGGGCCAGGCAATCTGAATAAATGGCTTCGTGAAGTCGATCATCAGGATGATATTTTTCTACTGGTTGAATCGATGCCAGCGCGCGAAACACGCTATTATGTGAAAAATGTGGTGTCGAATCTGGCGATCTATCGGGCCCGCTTTGGCGAGGATGCGCCCGAATTAATGTCGCTTGCTATTGGTGACAAGGGCACCTATGTGCCCTTTGCCAAAACCGCACAGGTGGCCAAGTGA
- the galU gene encoding UTP--glucose-1-phosphate uridylyltransferase GalU, which yields MVKKAIFPVGGLGTRFLPATKALPKEMLPIVDKPLIQYAVEEAIEAGIEEFIFVTGRNKTAIEDHFDHSVELETTLKARGKDQALATVHNMMRDPGSVIYVRQQEPAGLGHAVWCARHIIKDEPVAIILADDLILGKSCLAEMVAAYDSTGGGNMVAVMDVPASQTASYGIVTPGQVNGTSIDVHGLVEKPAPDLAPSTLAVVGRYIIQPEVFATLATQERGAGNEIQLTDALAKQIGKAPFTGLRFSGQRFDCGSKLGFLQANIAFALERPDMADDLRQWVKESI from the coding sequence ATGGTTAAAAAAGCCATTTTTCCTGTCGGCGGACTTGGCACACGGTTTCTGCCAGCAACCAAGGCGCTTCCTAAAGAAATGTTGCCAATCGTTGACAAGCCACTTATTCAATATGCGGTTGAAGAGGCCATCGAGGCTGGCATCGAAGAATTTATCTTCGTGACAGGTCGCAACAAGACCGCCATCGAAGATCATTTCGATCATAGTGTCGAACTCGAAACAACATTGAAAGCCCGCGGCAAGGATCAGGCGCTGGCCACCGTTCATAACATGATGCGCGATCCTGGATCGGTCATCTATGTCCGGCAACAGGAACCAGCCGGTCTAGGCCATGCTGTCTGGTGCGCGCGCCACATCATCAAGGACGAACCAGTGGCGATCATCCTTGCCGACGATCTTATTCTGGGCAAAAGCTGCCTTGCCGAAATGGTTGCCGCCTATGACAGCACCGGCGGCGGTAATATGGTTGCGGTCATGGATGTGCCTGCATCGCAAACGGCATCATATGGTATTGTAACGCCAGGCCAAGTCAACGGCACCTCTATCGACGTACATGGACTTGTCGAAAAGCCAGCCCCCGATCTGGCACCCTCGACGCTGGCCGTGGTTGGGCGCTATATCATTCAGCCCGAGGTTTTTGCCACATTAGCCACCCAGGAACGTGGGGCGGGTAATGAAATCCAGCTCACCGACGCGCTGGCAAAACAGATTGGCAAAGCCCCTTTCACTGGTTTGCGCTTTTCGGGTCAGCGTTTTGATTGCGGATCAAAGCTGGGATTTTTGCAGGCCAATATCGCCTTTGCGCTTGAACGGCCTGATATGGCCGATGATTTACGCCAATGGGTAAAAGAAAGTATTTAA
- a CDS encoding site-specific DNA-methyltransferase produces MDKNIVLQGDCVETLKTLAKNSVDLVFADPPYNLQLSELLVRPDQSSVVSVDDSWDQFDSFAAYDEFTLAWMREVRRVLKPNGAIWVIGSYHNIFRVGKIMQDLGFWVLNDVIWRKTNPMPNFRGRRFTNAHETMIWAAKSQKAKHTFNYEAMKALNDDVQMRSDWELPLCTGHERLKENGKRAHPTQKPESLLARVILASTKRDDVILDPFFGTGTTGAVARRLNRNFIGIEQNPDYVKLARDRIDQVTPIASPDLLASEQKRALPKIPFGTLIERGILQPGDRLFDAKKRFSAQVRADGSLVTDSKESGSIHSLGAQLQSLPSCNGWIFWHVERDGKPVLIDRFREDIRASNQNDSAKPSN; encoded by the coding sequence GTGGATAAGAATATCGTACTTCAGGGTGATTGCGTTGAGACGCTCAAAACCCTTGCCAAAAATTCGGTTGATCTGGTGTTTGCCGACCCGCCTTATAATTTGCAGCTTTCGGAGTTGCTGGTTCGCCCTGATCAATCCTCGGTGGTTTCGGTAGATGATTCATGGGATCAGTTCGATTCCTTTGCCGCCTATGACGAATTTACGCTGGCATGGATGCGCGAAGTGCGCCGCGTGCTGAAGCCGAATGGCGCGATCTGGGTTATTGGCAGCTATCACAATATTTTCCGTGTCGGTAAGATTATGCAGGATCTTGGATTCTGGGTGCTGAATGATGTGATCTGGCGCAAAACCAATCCGATGCCGAATTTTCGTGGTCGGCGTTTCACCAATGCGCATGAAACGATGATCTGGGCGGCAAAATCGCAAAAAGCAAAACACACGTTTAATTATGAAGCGATGAAAGCACTGAATGATGATGTGCAGATGCGGTCTGACTGGGAATTGCCATTATGTACGGGGCATGAGCGTCTGAAAGAAAACGGCAAGCGCGCGCATCCGACACAAAAGCCCGAGTCACTGCTGGCACGGGTTATTCTGGCCTCGACCAAGCGCGATGATGTGATCCTCGATCCATTCTTTGGCACCGGCACCACTGGCGCCGTGGCGCGCCGTCTGAACAGGAATTTTATCGGTATCGAACAGAATCCCGATTATGTCAAATTGGCGCGCGACCGGATCGATCAGGTCACGCCAATTGCCTCGCCAGACCTGCTGGCCAGCGAACAAAAACGGGCTTTGCCAAAAATACCTTTCGGCACGCTGATCGAGCGCGGTATTTTGCAACCCGGGGATCGTCTGTTTGATGCCAAGAAGCGCTTTTCTGCACAGGTGCGTGCCGATGGATCGCTGGTGACTGATAGCAAGGAAAGCGGATCAATTCATTCGCTTGGCGCGCAATTGCAATCGCTACCATCATGTAATGGCTGGATTTTCTGGCATGTCGAGCGTGACGGTAAGCCCGTGTTAATCGACCGTTTCCGCGAAGATATTCGTGCCTCGAATCAAAATGACAGCGCGAAACCATCAAATTAG